A region of Flavobacterium indicum GPTSA100-9 = DSM 17447 DNA encodes the following proteins:
- a CDS encoding TonB-dependent receptor, translating to MKKYILLIILMGYTFMGFSQNSIQGVVKSKENEKISSAKISVSESNITSLSDENGAFELKNLPIGKLTLIIEKEGFELKSETVQIRTNETKTIEIILEDHNHHIDEVIVSTVFNKTQKENVMKVDHLVLKNIQNQGVVNLSEAIATNPGVTQLSTGNSIGKPIIRGLSGNRVLTYAQGIRLENQQFGEEHGLGLNGNGVESVEIIKGPASLLYGSDAMGGVLYFNPEKYAATGKTNLELNQVFHSNTQGSNTSFGVKSSTEKFKFLWQNNYTTHADYTTPDGETVVNTRFLEKDIKLGAAYETSHYTADLRYNFNALNLGLPEEDIVDEYFRTPLFPSQKIDNHLLSLSQKVFFGKSKLESTIGYVFNNRKELESVDEVALYMKLKTFNYNVRYYLPTIGKFETIIGIQGLNQKNANFGEERLIPNATLNDVGAFATTQISLNKNTFQLGIRYDHRKVDAETFGTEGEEGFFPTVNRKFESFNTALGVKTKWTDQLISRLNVATGFRAPNLSELTSNGVHEGSNRYEIGNASLKNEQNVQVDLNLDYTKDHFDFFVNGFYNHITNYIFIQPTGEEIDGNVVYNYVQNNAALFGGEAGVHLHPHPLDWLHITSSYEMVFGKQKDNSDLPLIPANVWKNNLKANFDLNSTFKNAYFYIQANYTLAQNNISVFETATNDYLLLGSGLGTDVVLNKVNFKVFLSGTNLLNKEYFAHLSRLKSDGIYNMGRNIVLGLNFNL from the coding sequence ATGAAAAAATATATTTTACTCATCATTTTGATGGGGTATACGTTCATGGGGTTTTCTCAAAATTCAATTCAAGGGGTAGTAAAATCAAAAGAAAATGAAAAGATTTCGAGTGCTAAAATTAGTGTTTCAGAATCTAATATTACTTCCCTTTCCGATGAAAATGGGGCATTTGAATTGAAAAATCTTCCAATCGGAAAACTAACTTTAATTATTGAAAAAGAAGGATTCGAATTGAAGTCTGAAACAGTACAAATCAGAACAAATGAAACTAAAACTATTGAAATAATTTTAGAAGATCATAACCATCATATTGATGAAGTTATTGTGTCTACAGTTTTTAATAAAACTCAGAAAGAAAATGTTATGAAAGTGGATCATTTGGTTTTGAAGAATATACAAAACCAAGGCGTAGTTAATCTTTCAGAAGCTATTGCAACGAATCCAGGTGTTACTCAATTGTCTACTGGAAATTCAATTGGGAAACCAATAATCCGTGGTTTAAGTGGAAATCGAGTGTTGACTTATGCACAAGGTATTCGTTTAGAAAACCAACAATTTGGAGAAGAACACGGGTTGGGGTTAAATGGGAATGGAGTGGAAAGTGTAGAAATTATTAAAGGTCCAGCTTCTTTATTATACGGTTCAGATGCTATGGGCGGGGTGTTGTATTTTAACCCTGAAAAATATGCTGCCACAGGCAAAACTAATTTGGAATTGAATCAAGTTTTTCACAGCAACACCCAAGGTTCCAATACATCATTTGGTGTAAAATCATCAACAGAAAAATTTAAATTTTTATGGCAAAATAATTATACAACTCATGCGGATTATACAACTCCTGATGGAGAAACTGTAGTGAATACACGTTTTTTAGAAAAAGACATCAAATTGGGTGCAGCCTATGAAACATCTCATTATACAGCAGATTTACGTTATAATTTTAATGCATTAAATTTAGGATTACCTGAAGAAGATATTGTAGATGAGTATTTTAGAACACCCTTATTTCCAAGTCAAAAAATAGATAATCATTTATTAAGTTTAAGTCAAAAAGTGTTCTTTGGAAAATCAAAATTAGAATCAACCATTGGTTATGTTTTCAATAATAGAAAAGAATTAGAAAGTGTTGATGAAGTTGCTTTATATATGAAATTAAAAACGTTTAATTACAATGTTCGTTACTATTTACCAACGATTGGAAAATTTGAAACTATTATTGGAATTCAAGGGTTGAATCAAAAAAACGCCAATTTCGGTGAAGAGCGTTTAATACCGAATGCTACATTAAATGATGTAGGAGCATTTGCAACTACTCAAATAAGCTTAAACAAAAACACCTTTCAGTTAGGTATTCGTTACGATCATAGAAAAGTGGATGCGGAAACGTTTGGTACTGAAGGCGAGGAAGGTTTTTTTCCAACAGTAAATCGAAAATTTGAAAGTTTTAATACAGCTTTAGGTGTTAAAACAAAATGGACCGATCAATTAATTTCTAGATTGAATGTAGCTACTGGTTTCAGAGCGCCAAATTTATCTGAATTAACTTCAAATGGGGTGCATGAAGGAAGTAACCGCTATGAAATTGGAAATGCCAGTTTAAAAAATGAGCAAAATGTGCAAGTAGATTTAAATTTAGATTATACTAAAGATCATTTTGATTTCTTTGTAAATGGATTTTATAATCATATTACTAATTATATTTTCATTCAACCAACGGGTGAAGAAATTGATGGGAATGTTGTTTATAATTATGTTCAAAATAATGCAGCTTTATTTGGAGGTGAGGCTGGAGTTCATTTGCATCCACATCCATTGGATTGGTTACATATTACAAGTAGTTATGAAATGGTATTTGGGAAACAAAAAGACAATTCAGATTTGCCTTTAATTCCCGCAAATGTTTGGAAAAACAACTTAAAAGCTAATTTTGATTTGAATTCAACGTTTAAAAACGCCTATTTTTATATTCAGGCTAATTATACACTAGCACAAAATAATATTAGTGTGTTTGAAACGGCAACTAACGATTATTTATTATTGGGTTCAGGTTTAGGAACTGATGTGGTTTTAAACAAAGTTAATTTTAAAGTATTTCTTTCTGGAACCAATTTGTTAAATAAAGAATACTTTGCCCATTTGTCACGATTAAAATCGGATGGTATTTACAATATGGGTAGAAATATTGTACTCGGATTAAATTTTAATTTATAA
- a CDS encoding aspartate-semialdehyde dehydrogenase, which produces MRVAVVGATGMVGEVMLQVLAERNFPVTELIPVASEKSVGKEIEWKGNKYTVVSLATAVEMKPQIALFSAGGDTSKEWAPKFAEVGTTVIDNSSAWRMDASKKLIVPEINASQLTKEDKIIANPNCSTIQMVMALAPLHAKYDIKRIVVSTYQSITGTGVKAVQQLENEYQGIQGDKAYKYPIHRNAIPQCDVFEENGYTKEEMKLVRETQKILSDNTIAVTATAIRIPVVGGHSEAVNIEFEKDFDVNEVRSILEATPGVTVQDDLANYSYPMPIYAQGKDDVFVGRIRRDESQPNTLNMWIVADNLRKGAATNTIQIAEYLVKNQLV; this is translated from the coding sequence ATGAGAGTAGCCGTAGTAGGAGCCACTGGTATGGTGGGTGAAGTAATGCTACAAGTGTTAGCAGAAAGAAATTTCCCTGTAACTGAATTAATTCCAGTTGCTTCTGAGAAATCAGTTGGTAAAGAAATTGAATGGAAAGGGAATAAATATACAGTGGTTAGTTTAGCCACTGCAGTTGAAATGAAACCACAAATTGCTTTGTTTTCAGCAGGTGGAGATACTTCAAAAGAATGGGCTCCAAAATTTGCGGAAGTAGGAACAACCGTAATTGATAATTCTTCTGCTTGGAGAATGGATGCGTCTAAAAAATTAATCGTACCAGAAATCAATGCGTCTCAATTAACAAAAGAAGATAAAATCATTGCCAATCCCAATTGTTCAACGATTCAAATGGTAATGGCTTTAGCGCCTTTACATGCGAAATACGATATTAAAAGAATTGTAGTTTCTACCTACCAATCCATCACAGGTACAGGAGTAAAAGCGGTGCAACAATTAGAGAACGAGTACCAAGGTATTCAAGGTGATAAGGCTTACAAGTATCCAATCCATAGAAATGCTATTCCACAGTGTGATGTGTTTGAAGAAAACGGTTACACTAAAGAAGAAATGAAATTGGTTCGTGAAACTCAAAAGATTCTTTCGGATAACACTATCGCAGTAACTGCTACAGCAATTCGTATTCCTGTAGTTGGCGGACATAGCGAAGCCGTTAATATTGAATTTGAAAAGGACTTTGATGTTAATGAAGTACGTTCTATTTTGGAAGCAACACCTGGAGTAACCGTACAAGATGATTTAGCCAATTATTCGTATCCAATGCCTATTTATGCTCAAGGAAAAGATGATGTATTTGTGGGAAGAATTCGTAGAGATGAAAGTCAACCTAATACTTTAAATATGTGGATTGTAGCAGATAATTTAAGAAAAGGTGCAGCTACAAACACCATTCAAATTGCAGAATATTTGGTAAAAAACCAATTAGTTTAA
- a CDS encoding TlpA family protein disulfide reductase — MKNTTTLFVALSASLISLTAAAQAKISIKMQNKPTDTIYVKGRGFNKMLVADKKGTFHGAFDVTEGFYKLDTGEQYADLYLTNTSNLEVTLDYKKFDETLTFKGAGSNENNYLAKKNLEEQQMNLDALMASKDEAELKVEIDKVRNDIYSKFPSNLSPSFVAKLKEDTEKNLKSLEGYMKESFEVKKLNGSASPSFAYENTEGKVVKLEDFKGKYVYVDVWATWCGPCRAEIPHLKKTEEAYHGKNIEFVSISVDVMKDKEKWKKFVAEKELGGVQVLADKDWKSDFVTGYKINGIPRFILIGPEGKIVNADAPRPSSPELAKLLDSVVK; from the coding sequence ATGAAAAACACAACCACCTTGTTTGTTGCACTTTCGGCTAGTTTGATTAGTTTAACCGCCGCTGCACAAGCCAAAATTTCAATTAAAATGCAAAACAAACCTACAGACACTATATATGTTAAAGGTAGAGGTTTTAATAAGATGTTAGTTGCTGATAAAAAAGGTACTTTTCATGGGGCTTTTGATGTAACGGAAGGATTTTATAAGTTAGATACGGGTGAACAATATGCGGATTTATATTTAACAAATACTTCAAATTTAGAGGTGACTTTAGATTACAAAAAATTTGATGAAACATTAACATTTAAAGGAGCTGGAAGTAATGAGAATAATTACTTAGCAAAGAAAAACTTAGAAGAGCAACAAATGAATTTAGATGCCTTGATGGCGTCTAAAGATGAAGCAGAATTAAAAGTTGAAATAGATAAAGTAAGAAATGATATTTATTCTAAGTTTCCTTCTAATTTAAGTCCTTCTTTTGTAGCTAAATTAAAAGAAGACACCGAAAAGAATTTGAAATCATTAGAAGGATACATGAAAGAATCTTTTGAAGTGAAAAAATTAAATGGTTCTGCATCTCCTTCATTTGCTTACGAAAACACTGAAGGTAAGGTTGTTAAATTAGAGGATTTCAAAGGGAAATATGTATATGTTGATGTTTGGGCTACTTGGTGTGGACCTTGTAGAGCTGAAATTCCGCATTTGAAGAAAACGGAAGAAGCTTACCACGGAAAAAATATTGAATTTGTTAGTATTTCTGTTGATGTAATGAAAGACAAAGAAAAATGGAAAAAATTTGTTGCAGAAAAAGAACTAGGGGGTGTACAAGTTTTAGCGGATAAAGATTGGAAATCTGATTTTGTAACGGGTTATAAAATAAATGGAATACCTCGATTTATTTTGATAGGACCAGAGGGTAAAATTGTTAATGCTGATGCACCAAGACCTTCTTCACCAGAATTAGCTAAATTATTAGATTCAGTAGTGAAATAA
- the aspS gene encoding aspartate--tRNA ligase — protein MYRSHTCGELNASHINQEVTLAGWVQKSRDKGFMAWVDLRDRYGITQLIFDENRTDKEVFEKAKSLGREFVIQVKGTVIERESKNKNIATGDIEILVSELNLLNEAQLPPFTIEDETDGGEDIRMKYRYLDIRRNPVKNSLLFRHKVAMEVRNYLSNQGFCEVETPYLIKSTPEGARDFIVPSRMNAGQFYALPQSPQTFKQLLMVGGMDKYFQIVKCFRDEDLRADRQPEFTQIDCEMAFVEQEDILNMFEGLTRHLLKEVHGLEVEKFPRITYDYAMKTYGNDKPDIRFGMQFGELNTVAQHKDFSVFNTAELVVGIAVPGCASYTRKEIDALIDWVKRPQVGASGMVYCKYEQDGTLKSSVDKFYDQNDLKKWAEITGAQPGDLILVLSGPANKTRSQLSALRMELGNRLGLRKPNEFAPLWVVDFPLLEWDEESERYHAMHHPFTSPKPEDLHLITDNPGAIRANAYDMVLNGNEIGGGSIRIHDKDLQARMFELLGFSKEEAENQFGFLMNAFQYGAPPHGGLAFGLDRLVAILGGQETIRDFIAFPKNNSGRDVMIDAPSIIDNKQLEELNITVVL, from the coding sequence ATGTACAGAAGTCATACTTGTGGTGAATTAAACGCATCACATATCAATCAGGAAGTTACTTTAGCAGGTTGGGTTCAAAAATCGCGTGACAAAGGTTTTATGGCATGGGTAGATCTTAGAGACCGCTACGGAATAACACAATTAATTTTTGACGAAAACAGAACAGATAAAGAAGTATTTGAAAAAGCAAAATCTTTAGGCAGAGAATTTGTTATTCAAGTTAAAGGTACTGTGATTGAACGTGAATCTAAAAATAAAAATATTGCTACTGGAGACATTGAGATTTTAGTTTCTGAATTAAACTTACTGAATGAAGCACAATTACCTCCATTTACCATTGAAGACGAAACTGATGGTGGCGAAGACATTCGAATGAAATACCGCTATTTAGATATTAGAAGAAATCCGGTAAAAAACAGCCTTTTATTTCGTCATAAAGTTGCTATGGAAGTTAGAAATTACCTTTCTAACCAAGGTTTTTGCGAAGTAGAAACCCCTTATTTGATTAAATCAACTCCAGAAGGCGCTAGAGACTTCATAGTTCCAAGCAGAATGAATGCCGGACAATTTTATGCTTTACCGCAATCCCCTCAAACCTTCAAACAATTATTAATGGTTGGAGGAATGGATAAATATTTTCAGATTGTAAAATGTTTCCGTGATGAAGATTTACGAGCGGACCGTCAACCGGAGTTTACCCAAATTGACTGTGAAATGGCCTTTGTTGAACAAGAAGACATTTTAAACATGTTTGAAGGATTAACGCGTCATTTATTAAAAGAAGTTCATGGTTTAGAAGTGGAAAAATTTCCAAGGATTACCTATGACTATGCTATGAAAACTTATGGAAATGACAAACCAGATATTCGTTTTGGAATGCAATTTGGTGAATTAAATACAGTAGCACAACACAAAGACTTTAGTGTATTTAATACTGCTGAATTAGTAGTTGGAATTGCTGTTCCTGGTTGCGCTTCTTACACTAGAAAAGAAATCGATGCATTAATAGATTGGGTAAAACGTCCACAAGTTGGTGCATCTGGGATGGTATATTGTAAATATGAACAAGACGGCACTTTAAAATCTTCAGTAGATAAATTCTATGACCAAAATGATTTAAAAAAATGGGCTGAAATTACAGGTGCACAACCTGGTGATTTAATTTTAGTTTTATCAGGACCTGCAAACAAAACAAGAAGCCAATTAAGTGCTTTACGTATGGAACTTGGAAATCGTTTAGGACTTAGAAAACCAAACGAATTCGCCCCATTATGGGTAGTTGATTTCCCTCTTTTAGAATGGGATGAAGAAAGTGAAAGATACCACGCTATGCACCATCCATTTACTTCTCCAAAACCTGAGGATTTACATTTAATTACCGACAATCCAGGTGCTATAAGAGCAAATGCTTACGACATGGTGTTAAATGGTAATGAAATTGGAGGTGGTTCTATCCGAATTCATGATAAAGACTTGCAAGCAAGAATGTTTGAATTATTAGGATTCTCTAAAGAAGAAGCAGAAAACCAATTTGGATTCTTAATGAATGCTTTCCAATACGGTGCCCCGCCACATGGTGGATTAGCCTTTGGATTAGATCGTTTGGTAGCTATTTTGGGCGGACAAGAAACGATTAGAGATTTTATTGCCTTTCCTAAAAACAATTCTGGAAGAGATGTCATGATTGATGCCCCATCTATAATTGATAACAAACAATTAGAGGAATTAAACATCACTGTCGTTCTTTAA
- a CDS encoding cold-shock protein codes for MQKGTVKFFNETKGFGFITNEETGKDIFVHVTGIKGDKLNEGDHVSYEEEEGRKGIVATNVVIIND; via the coding sequence ATGCAAAAAGGAACAGTAAAATTCTTCAATGAAACTAAAGGTTTTGGTTTCATAACTAACGAAGAAACAGGCAAAGACATCTTTGTACACGTAACAGGAATCAAAGGAGACAAATTAAATGAAGGAGACCATGTTAGTTATGAAGAAGAAGAAGGTAGAAAAGGAATTGTAGCAACTAATGTAGTCATCATAAACGATTAA
- a CDS encoding NADH-quinone oxidoreductase subunit A, whose amino-acid sequence MQTSQHDFIPILMQVLLAVGFVGGTIVISNLLGPKRSSANKDKSFECGIESTGNARIPFSVKYFLVAILFVLFDVEVIFMYPWAVNFKDMGMDGLIKMGIFMVLLLIGFFYVIKKKALVWE is encoded by the coding sequence ATGCAAACTTCTCAACACGATTTTATACCAATCCTAATGCAAGTACTACTTGCCGTTGGATTTGTTGGCGGTACTATAGTAATTTCTAACCTTTTAGGTCCAAAAAGATCATCTGCCAATAAAGATAAAAGTTTTGAATGTGGAATTGAATCGACAGGTAATGCTCGTATTCCCTTCTCAGTTAAGTATTTTTTAGTAGCCATTCTTTTCGTTTTATTTGACGTGGAAGTAATTTTCATGTATCCATGGGCTGTTAATTTTAAAGACATGGGTATGGATGGTTTAATTAAAATGGGAATTTTCATGGTTCTACTACTTATTGGTTTCTTCTATGTAATTAAGAAGAAAGCATTAGTATGGGAATAA
- a CDS encoding NADH-quinone oxidoreductase subunit B: protein MENKNVKTVEAPEGVQGEGFFATRFDQVIGIARANSMWPLPFATSCCGIEFMATMASHYDMARFGSERVSFSPRQADMLLVMGTISKKMAPILRQVYEQMSEPKWVVAVGACASSGGVFDTYSVLQGIDKVIPVDVYVPGCPPRPEQIIDGILHLQELVKNEDLRRRNSEEYKQLLASYNIE from the coding sequence ATGGAAAATAAAAATGTAAAAACAGTAGAAGCTCCCGAAGGAGTTCAAGGCGAAGGATTTTTTGCTACCCGTTTTGATCAAGTAATTGGTATTGCTCGAGCAAATTCTATGTGGCCTTTACCTTTTGCTACTTCATGTTGTGGAATAGAATTCATGGCAACAATGGCTTCACATTACGATATGGCACGTTTTGGTTCAGAACGTGTGAGTTTCTCACCAAGACAAGCGGACATGTTATTAGTAATGGGAACTATTTCAAAAAAAATGGCTCCTATTTTACGTCAAGTTTACGAACAAATGTCGGAACCTAAATGGGTTGTTGCTGTTGGAGCTTGCGCTTCTTCTGGTGGTGTTTTTGACACTTATTCTGTTCTACAAGGAATTGATAAAGTTATTCCAGTAGATGTATATGTTCCAGGATGTCCTCCTAGACCAGAACAAATTATTGATGGTATTTTACATCTACAAGAATTAGTGAAAAACGAAGACTTGAGAAGAAGAAATTCAGAAGAATATAAACAGCTTTTAGCTTCTTATAACATTGAATAA
- a CDS encoding NADH-quinone oxidoreductase subunit C, whose translation MALESLDIQTKLQDTFGEKVFNFRTEFDMFVFDVEATSNLEIIKFLKEEPSLNFNFLTDVCGIHYPDNPANEQFCVVYHMHNWFENKRIRIKAYLSGEHPRINSVTSLFLSADWQERETYDFYGIHFEGHPNLCRILNMDEMISFPMRKEFPMEDSGRTDKDDRFFGRTINNC comes from the coding sequence ATGGCACTAGAATCATTAGATATACAAACTAAATTACAAGATACTTTTGGAGAAAAAGTATTCAACTTCAGAACAGAATTTGATATGTTTGTTTTTGATGTTGAAGCAACTTCAAATCTTGAAATTATTAAATTCTTAAAAGAAGAACCTTCATTAAACTTCAATTTCCTTACAGATGTTTGTGGTATTCACTATCCAGACAACCCTGCTAACGAACAATTTTGTGTAGTATACCATATGCACAATTGGTTTGAAAACAAAAGGATAAGAATTAAAGCTTACTTATCAGGAGAACATCCAAGAATTAATTCTGTAACTTCTTTATTCTTATCAGCAGATTGGCAAGAAAGAGAAACCTATGATTTCTATGGAATTCATTTTGAAGGTCATCCTAACTTATGTAGAATCTTAAACATGGATGAAATGATTTCTTTCCCTATGCGCAAAGAATTCCCAATGGAAGATTCAGGTAGAACAGACAAAGACGACCGATTCTTTGGCAGAACTATTAACAATTGCTAA
- the nuoD gene encoding NADH dehydrogenase (quinone) subunit D, giving the protein MGNVVLPADHRYYKYIEERQNEDGSELAILNLGPTHPATHGIFQNILLMDGERILDAEPTVGYIHRAFEKIAENRPFYQITPLTDRMNYCSSPINNMAWWMTLEKLLNIEVPKRAQYLRVIVMELARIADHLICNSILGVDTGAYTGFLYVFQFREKIYEIYEEICGARLTTNMGRIGGFERDWSPAAFEKLNTFLEEFPKAWEEFENLFTRNRIFIDRTVNVGPISAEKAISYGFTGPNLRAAGVDYDVRVAQPYSSYEDFEFDVPVGKSGDTYDRFCVRNAEVWESLKIIRQALDKLPEGPYHADVPDYYLPPKEDVYNNMEALIYHFKIVMGEVPVPVAEVYHPVEGGNGELGFYLITDGSRTPYRLHFRRPCFIYYQAYPEMIKGAMLSDAIAILSSLNVIAGELDA; this is encoded by the coding sequence ATGGGAAATGTAGTATTACCAGCAGATCATCGCTACTATAAATATATTGAAGAGCGTCAAAACGAAGATGGAAGTGAATTAGCTATCCTTAACCTTGGACCAACACACCCTGCTACTCATGGTATTTTTCAAAACATCCTATTAATGGATGGTGAGAGAATCCTAGATGCAGAACCAACTGTGGGTTACATTCACCGCGCTTTTGAAAAAATTGCCGAAAACCGTCCGTTTTATCAAATTACCCCTTTAACAGACCGTATGAACTATTGTTCTTCGCCAATCAACAACATGGCTTGGTGGATGACATTAGAAAAACTATTAAATATAGAAGTTCCAAAACGTGCACAATATTTACGTGTAATTGTTATGGAATTAGCCCGTATAGCTGACCACTTAATTTGTAATTCAATTTTAGGTGTAGATACAGGTGCTTATACAGGATTCCTATATGTTTTCCAATTCCGTGAAAAAATTTACGAAATCTATGAAGAAATTTGTGGTGCTCGTTTAACTACCAATATGGGTAGAATTGGCGGATTTGAAAGAGATTGGAGTCCCGCTGCATTTGAAAAATTGAATACTTTTTTAGAAGAATTTCCAAAAGCTTGGGAAGAATTCGAAAACTTATTTACCAGAAACCGAATTTTCATTGATAGAACCGTAAATGTAGGTCCAATATCTGCTGAAAAAGCAATTAGTTATGGATTTACAGGTCCTAACTTAAGAGCTGCAGGTGTGGATTACGATGTACGCGTGGCACAACCTTACAGTTCATATGAAGATTTTGAATTTGATGTACCGGTTGGTAAATCAGGAGATACCTACGACCGTTTTTGTGTAAGAAATGCTGAAGTTTGGGAATCATTAAAAATCATTCGTCAAGCTCTAGACAAATTACCTGAAGGTCCTTACCATGCAGATGTTCCAGATTATTACTTACCTCCAAAAGAGGATGTATACAACAATATGGAAGCTTTAATTTACCACTTCAAAATTGTTATGGGAGAAGTTCCTGTTCCTGTTGCAGAAGTTTATCATCCTGTTGAAGGTGGTAATGGTGAATTAGGTTTTTATTTAATTACTGACGGAAGCAGAACACCTTATCGTTTACATTTCAGAAGACCTTGTTTTATTTATTATCAAGCGTACCCTGAGATGATCAAAGGAGCTATGCTTTCTGATGCCATTGCAATATTATCAAGTTTAAACGTAATCGCTGGCGAATTAGACGCTTAA
- a CDS encoding NADH-quinone oxidoreductase subunit NuoE family protein, giving the protein MEISNATQNINITPELMTRINELISHYPADKKKSALIPVLHEVQDAHDNWLSVALQNKVAEILEILPIEVYEVVTFYTMFNTKPVAKYMFEFCRTSCCATRGVEDLMDYASEKLGVKEGEITSDGLFQFVGVECLGACGYAPMLQLGDFYHEKLSKDKFDQLIEECKAGKITLHDK; this is encoded by the coding sequence ATGGAAATATCAAACGCAACTCAAAATATTAATATCACGCCTGAATTAATGACTCGAATTAACGAGTTAATCAGTCATTATCCTGCTGATAAAAAGAAGTCTGCTTTAATACCTGTTTTACATGAGGTTCAAGATGCTCATGACAATTGGTTGAGTGTTGCTTTACAAAATAAAGTAGCTGAAATTTTAGAAATCCTTCCAATTGAAGTGTATGAAGTTGTTACCTTTTATACCATGTTCAACACTAAACCTGTTGCAAAATATATGTTTGAATTTTGCAGAACATCTTGTTGTGCTACTCGTGGTGTGGAAGATTTAATGGATTATGCTTCAGAAAAACTTGGAGTAAAAGAGGGAGAAATAACTTCAGACGGATTATTTCAATTTGTTGGTGTGGAATGTTTAGGGGCTTGTGGATATGCACCTATGCTTCAATTAGGCGATTTTTATCATGAAAAATTATCAAAAGATAAATTCGACCAATTGATTGAAGAATGTAAAGCTGGTAAAATAACCTTACACGATAAATAA